In Candidatus Nitronauta litoralis, one DNA window encodes the following:
- the rnr gene encoding ribonuclease R produces the protein MDLSSENLIRLIQKKTNRPLKFSELMRTLNVPEPQRREFRGQIKEMVEEGALVKLKGGRYGLPDEMSLVSGMLKGHPDGYGFLLTDAREADLYVGRKQMNGAMHQDKVLVRVESGKSNWGKPEGRVIRILQRAHTTLVGVFEPLGRDGWVIPSDENVFHDIFIPGKLKNGAKPGQIVVVEITDYPTRHQPPAGKVLEVLGKADDPRVELRSIFHKFGVHQDFPPQALEEARRFSPEPVGDEGDSRRDLTSWLTFTIDGERAKDFDDAVSLEVEGPVWRLGVHIADVSNYVTEDSALDKEAFDRGTSIYYPDGVIPMLPVELSNEVCSLKPLEKRLTITALMEFTKGGELTHFEIFPSVIKSRYRFTYTKVWDLLQNGDPEKEYTEAMPVLTAMHRLSRSLRKRRFEQGSVEFEIPEPEVRMNPDHSVEAIVIADRNPAHQLIEEFMLAANRVVASYLTGRKIPAVHRIHETPDPDKLITFQEFLESLGYRLPSIKKLSSKHLHNLLQNVSEKPEARAINTLMLRAMKKAIYSEEPVGHFALGFEHYTHFTSPIRRYPDLAIHRLLKYVLKKKKLTRKECSRLRQIAAEVGAQSTDRELKAQGIEREVNDLRRAQFMLDKVGHIYDGIISGVQAFGFFVELKGIFVEGLVRVSNLQDDYYLFYEHEYKLKGQHRGRIFRIGDEVRVRVAEVDLPRRRIDLMLALN, from the coding sequence ATGGATCTAAGTAGCGAAAATTTAATTCGTCTCATCCAGAAGAAGACCAATCGACCGCTAAAATTTTCTGAATTAATGCGAACCTTGAATGTTCCTGAGCCTCAACGTCGGGAATTTCGAGGGCAAATTAAGGAAATGGTGGAAGAGGGTGCCCTTGTTAAATTGAAGGGAGGGCGTTATGGCTTGCCCGACGAGATGAGTCTGGTTTCCGGAATGCTTAAAGGGCATCCGGATGGATATGGTTTTTTACTGACCGATGCGAGGGAAGCGGACCTTTATGTCGGACGGAAACAGATGAACGGAGCCATGCATCAGGACAAGGTGCTGGTCAGGGTGGAGTCTGGAAAAAGCAATTGGGGGAAACCTGAAGGACGAGTAATCAGGATTCTACAAAGGGCTCATACTACGCTCGTTGGTGTGTTTGAGCCTCTTGGCCGGGACGGTTGGGTGATTCCTTCCGATGAAAATGTTTTTCACGATATTTTTATTCCGGGCAAACTGAAAAATGGTGCCAAGCCTGGGCAGATCGTGGTGGTGGAAATCACCGACTATCCAACACGTCATCAGCCTCCTGCAGGTAAGGTGCTTGAGGTGCTGGGGAAAGCGGATGACCCGCGCGTGGAGTTGCGTTCCATTTTCCACAAGTTTGGGGTCCATCAGGATTTCCCGCCTCAAGCGCTCGAGGAAGCCAGGCGGTTCAGTCCTGAACCTGTAGGCGACGAGGGAGACAGCCGGCGGGATCTTACCAGTTGGTTGACCTTCACGATTGATGGAGAGCGGGCCAAGGACTTTGATGACGCCGTTTCGTTGGAGGTGGAGGGACCCGTGTGGCGGTTGGGCGTCCACATTGCGGATGTCAGTAATTACGTGACAGAAGACAGTGCGCTGGATAAAGAGGCCTTTGACCGGGGCACCAGCATATATTACCCCGACGGGGTCATTCCGATGCTGCCAGTTGAGTTGTCCAACGAGGTGTGCAGTCTGAAGCCTTTGGAAAAGCGTTTGACTATTACCGCATTGATGGAATTCACCAAGGGAGGGGAATTGACTCATTTTGAAATATTCCCCTCGGTGATTAAAAGCCGGTACCGGTTTACCTACACAAAGGTATGGGACCTGTTGCAAAACGGTGACCCGGAAAAAGAATACACCGAGGCGATGCCAGTACTGACGGCCATGCATCGACTCAGTCGTTCGCTTCGAAAGCGCCGTTTTGAACAAGGCAGTGTGGAATTTGAAATTCCGGAACCGGAGGTGAGGATGAATCCGGACCACAGTGTTGAGGCCATCGTCATTGCAGACCGTAATCCGGCGCACCAACTGATTGAAGAATTCATGCTGGCGGCTAATCGAGTTGTAGCGAGTTATTTGACAGGGCGGAAAATCCCAGCCGTGCACCGTATCCATGAAACACCGGACCCGGATAAATTAATAACCTTTCAGGAGTTTCTGGAAAGCCTGGGATACCGGTTGCCTTCAATAAAAAAGCTGTCGTCAAAACATTTGCACAATCTGCTACAAAATGTGAGTGAAAAACCGGAAGCAAGGGCTATCAATACCCTGATGTTACGGGCCATGAAAAAGGCGATTTACTCCGAAGAACCGGTCGGACATTTTGCTCTGGGTTTTGAACATTACACACATTTCACCTCTCCTATCCGCCGATATCCGGACCTCGCTATACATCGTCTGCTTAAGTATGTCCTCAAAAAGAAAAAGCTCACTCGTAAAGAATGCAGTCGGCTCCGTCAGATCGCGGCAGAGGTGGGTGCCCAGTCAACTGACCGGGAGCTCAAGGCACAGGGTATTGAACGTGAAGTGAACGACCTGAGACGCGCCCAGTTTATGTTGGATAAAGTGGGCCATATTTATGACGGGATAATATCCGGCGTGCAGGCTTTCGGTTTTTTTGTGGAACTAAAGGGTATTTTTGTAGAAGGGCTTGTCCGGGTGTCAAACCTTCAGGATGATTATTATTTATTTTACGAACACGAATACAAACTGAAGGGGCAACATCGCGGGCGCATTTTTCGAATTGGCGATGAAGTCCGGGTTCGGGTGGCTGAGGTTGATTTACCGCGTCGGCGCATCGATCTTATGCTGGCGTTAAATTAA